The proteins below are encoded in one region of Rhodoferax potami:
- a CDS encoding CesT family type III secretion system chaperone produces MKQLEYTRLLKQMCEHLGLPDALLETGLLRVGGHDLLLHYDEMFEPDVIQARLDMGALDKDQREWMWYRLLVSNFEWGANGTVGWSLTPEGDHVTVTAQYPFDVQTTGAALADWLRNLVACTEAYWRVLPSRQPVAEILSLVSLQRVVVPAQPEATSWEALIEAFCTHVGLTERSHLLNDGGMFAVDGVDMLLRHDKAAAGRFEVRIDLGMDIVTSREKLWQGLLWNNFVAGLSGRVLFSVHSDRDAVVLTLQQDLPAEANAKDFVELLQSIAGNAKNFWSEARAAIGRAEAALQKGPPHRGASKVRQRSVG; encoded by the coding sequence ATGAAACAATTGGAATACACCAGACTACTGAAACAGATGTGCGAGCACCTTGGCCTGCCTGATGCATTGCTTGAGACGGGCTTGCTGCGCGTCGGCGGACACGACCTGCTCTTGCACTACGACGAAATGTTCGAGCCGGACGTCATTCAAGCGCGTCTGGATATGGGGGCGCTAGACAAGGATCAGCGGGAATGGATGTGGTATCGGCTGCTGGTCAGTAACTTTGAATGGGGAGCGAACGGCACCGTGGGCTGGAGCCTGACGCCCGAAGGGGACCATGTCACTGTCACTGCGCAATATCCCTTTGATGTACAAACCACCGGCGCGGCATTGGCGGACTGGTTGCGCAATCTCGTTGCCTGTACCGAGGCGTATTGGCGGGTGCTGCCCTCACGGCAACCGGTTGCCGAAATCTTGTCCCTGGTTTCGCTACAGCGTGTCGTGGTACCTGCTCAGCCTGAGGCTACCAGTTGGGAGGCGTTGATCGAGGCATTTTGCACTCATGTGGGTTTGACGGAGCGAAGTCATTTGCTCAATGACGGGGGAATGTTTGCCGTTGACGGTGTCGACATGCTGTTGCGGCATGACAAGGCCGCAGCAGGGCGCTTCGAAGTGCGTATCGATTTGGGCATGGATATCGTTACCTCGCGCGAAAAGCTATGGCAAGGATTGTTGTGGAATAACTTTGTGGCGGGGTTGAGTGGCCGGGTTTTGTTCAGTGTGCATTCCGATCGGGATGCGGTGGTACTGACATTGCAACAGGATCTTCCCGCCGAGGCGAATGCTAAGGATTTTGTCGAGTTGCTGCAATCTATCGCCGGGAATGCGAAGAATTTTTGGAGCGAGGCGCGGGCTGCGATTGGGCGAGCTGAAGCAGCGCTACAGAAAGGCCCACCTCATAGAGGCGCATCAAAGGTGCGCCAGAGATCGGTTGGATGA
- the sctL gene encoding type III secretion system stator protein SctL has protein sequence MRSGKIIRREDASCLRLASSILADAKAEAAQLLEAANHQATEQAESIRRESTEVAAQEKSRLLLEAIASRDAYMADIEQELVSVVINAVRSIFSQYSDHERATLAVGKALKALRQETQATLHVHPTHYDALCAAVTDLLRQSPPLQTLVVERDSRLKPGAVMLSSDMGLVETDFESQLRAIENSLTRSVKASNAARTKVVGIQI, from the coding sequence ATGAGATCGGGAAAGATCATTCGTCGCGAGGATGCCAGCTGCTTGCGTCTGGCATCCAGCATTCTGGCCGATGCGAAAGCAGAAGCTGCGCAGTTGCTGGAAGCGGCGAACCATCAGGCAACCGAGCAGGCTGAAAGTATCCGCCGCGAGAGTACAGAAGTCGCCGCCCAGGAAAAATCCCGCCTCCTATTGGAGGCCATCGCCAGTCGGGATGCATACATGGCAGACATTGAGCAGGAACTCGTGAGCGTCGTCATCAATGCGGTGCGGTCGATCTTTTCCCAGTACAGCGACCATGAACGCGCCACACTGGCCGTGGGCAAGGCGCTCAAAGCCCTGCGCCAGGAAACGCAGGCCACGCTGCACGTTCATCCGACCCACTACGACGCCCTCTGCGCAGCCGTTACCGACCTGCTGCGACAATCACCGCCGTTGCAAACGCTGGTTGTGGAAAGGGACTCACGCCTCAAACCCGGCGCGGTCATGCTGAGCAGCGACATGGGACTGGTTGAAACAGATTTCGAATCCCAGCTGCGTGCCATCGAGAATTCGTTGACCCGCAGCGTCAAGGCCTCCAACGCGGCCAGAACCAAGGTGGTCGGCATTCAGATCTGA
- the sctJ gene encoding type III secretion system inner membrane ring lipoprotein SctJ, translated as MIKKAWQILAHWTRPLLGLAVAGILAACSASINLVSELNDAEANEVLGLLLEANISATKTTSKTGRGILVESGSVAQALEILRQNGLPRERRAKLGDVFKKENLISSPLEERARYLYALAQELEHTLTSIDGVVAARVHVVLPERIGPMDPSTPSSASVFLKYRKGYGVENVVVPVRALVASGIPGLSLERVAVALVPVANGEAGNEAHGTAFSKVLFMKVDPGSATGLWVLLGLLAAGLVACVAVAIRQVMRLRN; from the coding sequence ATGATCAAAAAGGCTTGGCAGATCCTAGCGCATTGGACGCGGCCCCTTCTGGGGTTGGCGGTCGCGGGCATTCTGGCTGCTTGCTCTGCGTCCATCAATCTGGTGAGCGAACTGAACGACGCCGAGGCCAATGAAGTGCTCGGGCTTTTGCTTGAAGCCAACATTTCCGCCACCAAGACGACCAGCAAAACGGGGCGCGGCATCCTGGTGGAGTCGGGCTCGGTGGCGCAGGCGTTGGAAATCCTGCGCCAGAACGGTTTGCCGCGCGAGCGGCGCGCCAAGCTCGGTGATGTGTTCAAGAAAGAAAACCTCATCTCCTCACCCTTGGAGGAGCGGGCGCGGTATCTGTATGCGCTGGCGCAGGAGTTGGAGCACACACTGACCTCAATCGACGGGGTGGTCGCTGCCCGTGTGCACGTCGTGCTGCCCGAACGCATCGGACCCATGGACCCCTCCACACCATCCTCGGCCTCAGTCTTTCTGAAGTATCGCAAGGGATACGGGGTGGAAAACGTCGTGGTGCCAGTGCGGGCCTTGGTGGCGAGCGGCATTCCGGGGTTGTCCCTGGAGCGTGTCGCCGTGGCACTGGTGCCTGTTGCCAACGGTGAAGCTGGTAACGAGGCGCATGGCACCGCCTTTTCCAAGGTGTTGTTCATGAAGGTGGACCCGGGGTCAGCCACGGGTCTTTGGGTGCTGCTCGGCTTGCTGGCGGCAGGCTTAGTGGCCTGCGTTGCCGTGGCTATACGGCAGGTTATGCGCCTGCGCAACTGA
- the sctC gene encoding type III secretion system outer membrane ring subunit SctC, whose protein sequence is MNGEGRFCAKLVAALVLCAATGFMPRSDASPLPFDSSSYAYHANDTPLVKMLTEFCSNFGIQLQMDTGIATRMSGRLGAPSASEFLNTVTASSGLDWFYYAGTVYVTRVTERDTQAHAISRESIPGLKRALLDLKVLDERFGWATLPEQGMVVVTGPPAYLDLVAKTMRTVQAAPTGQQMVVWKLKYANVEDRQVTVRDKTTLIPGIKSLLQALGGSRSDVVVKNANGQDSVSRLESLKPAPSIGGGGAASPPSGSSLDAGAAGGQGATPTLPAGAAETTAPGRPQLLSGRGVTIEADVRLNAIVMKGPADLIAGYQALIAALDTPVGLVEIEAITIDVNKSRLEELGIDWSANLRNVSAGFGVANQPVAPGVLSLGYRGAAAATTVVADQASALLARIRFLETTGDAYVAGKPSILTSDNLSALIDLSQTFYTKVTGERVANLTPVTVGVMLKVSPRIVTTEAGQTEIQLVIDIEDGALVDRTGLDLPVVQRTTISTQATILEGQSLLIGGYDTETQQNSMEKVPLLGDIPKLGALFRSTRVDQQRRKRMFLITPRIVSMGAPTLAIARSTQVPTEAMTLQPLVAKPEPAAPPPPTLSSTAAALENSTQEAETAAIRRAITAWAEAWSRRDITRYLDAYSADFTPANGQSRQDWAKDRRARIEQRKFIRVRVSQLQVELKQSDAHVRFEQSYESDGINATNVKILELSNSGGRWLIVRERAL, encoded by the coding sequence ATGAACGGGGAAGGCCGTTTTTGCGCGAAGCTGGTGGCCGCGCTGGTGCTGTGTGCGGCGACGGGGTTCATGCCTCGGTCAGACGCCTCGCCTCTCCCGTTTGACAGCAGTTCGTATGCCTACCATGCGAATGACACACCACTCGTGAAGATGCTGACCGAGTTCTGTTCGAACTTCGGTATACAACTGCAGATGGACACCGGCATTGCCACTCGCATGAGTGGCAGGCTGGGCGCACCATCAGCGTCCGAGTTTCTGAACACGGTGACGGCCTCCTCAGGTCTGGACTGGTTTTACTACGCAGGTACCGTTTACGTGACACGCGTGACCGAACGGGACACGCAGGCCCATGCCATTTCGCGCGAGTCCATTCCAGGACTGAAGCGTGCCCTGTTGGACCTGAAGGTATTGGATGAGCGCTTTGGCTGGGCTACCTTGCCGGAACAGGGCATGGTGGTGGTCACAGGGCCACCGGCTTACCTGGACCTGGTTGCCAAAACCATGCGCACGGTGCAGGCCGCACCCACCGGGCAGCAGATGGTGGTGTGGAAGTTGAAATACGCCAACGTCGAAGACCGCCAGGTCACCGTTCGCGACAAGACCACCCTCATTCCCGGCATTAAGAGCTTGCTGCAAGCGTTGGGTGGCAGCCGCTCCGATGTGGTGGTGAAAAATGCGAATGGGCAGGACAGTGTTTCTCGGCTTGAGTCCTTGAAGCCGGCGCCTTCCATCGGAGGCGGCGGGGCCGCAAGCCCGCCTTCCGGTTCGAGCCTCGATGCGGGTGCCGCAGGGGGGCAGGGCGCAACGCCCACCCTGCCTGCCGGTGCTGCCGAAACCACAGCACCTGGCCGGCCCCAGTTACTCTCGGGCCGGGGGGTCACCATCGAGGCCGACGTTCGACTCAATGCGATCGTGATGAAAGGCCCCGCCGATCTGATTGCAGGCTACCAAGCCCTCATTGCTGCACTGGACACGCCTGTTGGCTTGGTTGAGATTGAAGCCATCACCATCGATGTCAACAAGTCGCGCCTGGAAGAGCTGGGAATTGACTGGAGCGCTAACCTCCGCAACGTCAGCGCGGGCTTCGGCGTCGCCAATCAGCCGGTAGCGCCTGGCGTGTTGTCGCTGGGCTACCGGGGCGCCGCCGCAGCGACCACGGTGGTGGCCGATCAGGCGTCTGCGTTGCTCGCCCGTATACGCTTCCTGGAAACCACAGGCGATGCCTATGTGGCGGGAAAGCCCTCCATTCTCACGTCCGACAACCTAAGCGCCTTGATAGACCTGAGCCAGACCTTCTATACAAAGGTGACGGGCGAACGCGTGGCCAATCTCACGCCCGTCACAGTGGGCGTCATGCTCAAGGTGTCGCCGCGCATCGTCACCACCGAGGCTGGCCAGACAGAGATTCAGCTTGTCATAGACATCGAAGACGGGGCTCTGGTGGACCGCACCGGCCTGGATCTGCCCGTGGTTCAGCGCACCACCATCAGCACGCAGGCCACGATCCTGGAGGGCCAGAGCTTGCTCATTGGCGGTTACGACACAGAAACCCAACAAAACAGCATGGAGAAAGTCCCGCTCCTGGGAGATATACCCAAGCTGGGCGCGTTGTTTCGTTCCACGCGGGTGGATCAGCAGCGCAGGAAGCGCATGTTTTTGATCACGCCACGCATTGTCTCGATGGGCGCCCCCACCCTTGCGATCGCTCGGTCTACACAGGTGCCGACTGAAGCCATGACCTTGCAGCCCCTGGTAGCCAAGCCTGAGCCAGCTGCGCCACCACCGCCTACCCTGTCAAGCACTGCTGCCGCGCTGGAGAACAGCACTCAGGAGGCGGAGACAGCAGCCATCCGGCGCGCGATCACCGCGTGGGCTGAAGCTTGGAGCAGGCGCGATATCACCCGTTATCTGGACGCATACTCGGCAGACTTTACGCCTGCTAACGGACAATCACGCCAAGACTGGGCGAAGGATCGTCGCGCCCGAATCGAGCAGCGCAAGTTCATCCGCGTTCGAGTAAGCCAACTTCAGGTGGAGCTGAAGCAGTCAGATGCTCATGTGAGATTCGAGCAGTCTTATGAATCTGACGGTATCAACGCTACTAACGTCAAAATATTGGAGTTGAGCAACTCAGGCGGCCGCTGGCTAATTGTTCGCGAAAGAGCTTTGTGA
- a CDS encoding IS5 family transposase, translating to MTDDFFRNRLDQMIDLRHPLAVLANRMPWQEIEASLVQRWARQVKSGKKIEDLDLFGPVSAVAGGGVSNAGRPRLPTRLMVALLYLKHAFNESDEDVIQRWGETPTWQYFSGNEYFEHQWPCDPTQLGRFRKALGEEGVEELLARTMEVAVTLKLIAKKELTRMIVDSTVQEKAVAHPTDSKLLETARSKVVELAKANGIELKQTYAKEGQLLGYKAGRYAHARQFKRMRKAIKRQRTIVGRLQREVARKMTTLSQAIQETLGQTLDKAKRLVTQTGSRKAVDNRAKLYSWHAPEVECISKGKSRNPYEFGVKVGLAMTLKGNLIVGARSFPGNPYDGHTMHEQIEQSAILMQGLGVKPEVVYADLGYRGVDKDNPDIEIKHRGKDKRLTDEERRLLKRRQAIEPIIGHLKADHRMDRCHLKGSAGDALHAVLCAAGYNIRWLLRMIARKGLGLLLCLLQVSGLTGLFEKLAKIIGLNRLQGSDRRWGVA from the coding sequence ATGACCGATGACTTTTTCCGCAACCGCCTGGATCAGATGATCGATTTGCGCCACCCTCTGGCGGTGCTTGCTAACCGCATGCCTTGGCAAGAGATCGAAGCCTCCCTCGTCCAGCGCTGGGCACGCCAGGTCAAGTCTGGCAAGAAGATAGAAGACTTGGACTTGTTTGGTCCGGTCTCGGCCGTTGCCGGTGGCGGCGTCTCCAATGCCGGCCGTCCCCGTCTGCCCACCCGGTTAATGGTTGCCTTGCTGTACCTCAAGCATGCGTTCAATGAGAGCGACGAGGACGTGATCCAGCGCTGGGGTGAGACCCCCACTTGGCAGTACTTTTCTGGCAACGAATACTTTGAACACCAGTGGCCGTGCGACCCGACACAACTGGGGCGCTTTCGTAAAGCTCTGGGCGAAGAAGGCGTGGAAGAACTGCTGGCCCGCACCATGGAAGTGGCGGTCACCCTCAAGCTGATTGCCAAGAAAGAATTGACCCGCATGATCGTGGACTCCACGGTGCAAGAAAAAGCTGTGGCACATCCCACCGACAGCAAGCTGCTGGAGACCGCCCGATCCAAGGTGGTCGAGTTGGCCAAAGCCAATGGCATCGAGCTCAAACAGACCTACGCCAAAGAAGGCCAACTGCTGGGCTACAAGGCTGGGCGCTATGCCCATGCCCGCCAGTTCAAGCGCATGCGCAAAGCCATCAAACGCCAGCGCACCATCGTTGGACGGCTGCAGCGCGAGGTGGCTCGCAAGATGACCACGCTCAGCCAAGCCATACAAGAGACCTTGGGCCAGACCTTGGACAAGGCCAAACGCTTGGTCACGCAGACCGGCAGTCGCAAGGCAGTGGACAACCGCGCCAAGCTCTACAGCTGGCATGCGCCCGAGGTGGAGTGCATCTCAAAAGGCAAGAGCCGCAATCCGTACGAGTTCGGCGTGAAGGTGGGTCTGGCCATGACGCTCAAGGGCAATTTGATCGTGGGAGCCAGGAGCTTTCCCGGTAACCCGTATGACGGGCACACCATGCACGAGCAGATCGAGCAAAGCGCTATCCTGATGCAAGGCTTGGGGGTCAAGCCCGAGGTGGTGTACGCAGACTTGGGCTACCGGGGTGTGGACAAAGACAACCCGGACATTGAGATCAAACACCGGGGCAAGGACAAGCGGTTGACCGATGAAGAGCGCAGACTGCTCAAACGGCGCCAAGCGATCGAGCCGATCATCGGGCACCTCAAAGCGGATCACCGCATGGACCGCTGCCACCTCAAAGGCTCAGCAGGCGATGCACTGCACGCGGTGCTGTGCGCGGCGGGCTACAACATCCGCTGGCTGCTGCGGATGATCGCCCGGAAAGGCCTGGGCCTTTTGTTGTGCCTGCTGCAGGTGAGCGGTTTGACGGGCTTGTTTGAGAAATTGGCCAAAATCATCGGCCTCAACCGACTGCAAGGCTCAGATCGGCGCTGGGGGGTGGCTTGA
- a CDS encoding IS5 family transposase, whose protein sequence is MKQTDLGLDLNTRRTRKMELLELMNCVVPWPELVAQLIAVSPPKTTGRPPFGHEIMLRLHLLQQLFGLSDFAMEEALFETPLYREFAGLDTNDRLPDRVSILRFRHLLEKHNLAKAFFETVNAMLKARGLMLNSGTVIDAPSSTKNSSGKRDPEMHQAKKGNQWHHGIKSHIGSDADSGLVHSMVGTAANVNDVTQAHALVHGSESDVYADAGYQGVGKREETQGMDVNWHVAMRPGKRRALDKTSTLGAITDQIEKLKASIRAKVEHPFRVIKRQFGHNKVRYRGLSKNTAQLFTLFMLSNLWMVRKKLAAGSQA, encoded by the coding sequence ATGAAACAAACCGACCTTGGTCTTGACCTGAACACGCGCCGCACGCGCAAGATGGAACTGCTGGAGCTGATGAATTGCGTGGTTCCCTGGCCTGAGCTGGTGGCCCAGCTCATAGCGGTGTCGCCGCCCAAGACAACGGGCCGCCCGCCCTTTGGGCATGAGATCATGCTGCGCTTGCATCTTCTGCAGCAACTCTTTGGTCTGAGCGACTTCGCCATGGAAGAAGCTCTGTTTGAGACGCCGCTGTACCGCGAATTTGCCGGCTTGGATACGAACGACCGATTGCCCGATCGGGTCAGCATTCTTAGGTTTCGCCACCTGCTGGAGAAGCACAACCTGGCCAAGGCATTCTTCGAGACCGTCAATGCCATGCTCAAGGCTCGTGGCCTGATGCTCAACAGTGGCACCGTCATCGATGCACCCAGCTCCACCAAGAACAGCAGCGGCAAGCGCGACCCTGAGATGCACCAGGCCAAGAAAGGCAATCAGTGGCATCACGGCATAAAATCGCACATTGGCTCGGATGCTGACTCTGGCCTGGTTCACTCGATGGTGGGCACTGCGGCCAACGTCAACGATGTCACGCAGGCCCATGCGCTGGTGCATGGAAGCGAGAGCGACGTGTATGCCGATGCCGGCTACCAGGGGGTGGGCAAGCGCGAAGAAACCCAAGGCATGGATGTCAACTGGCATGTAGCCATGCGGCCGGGCAAGCGCCGGGCACTGGACAAGACGAGCACGCTGGGTGCGATCACCGACCAGATTGAAAAACTCAAGGCCAGCATTCGAGCCAAGGTGGAGCATCCGTTTCGGGTGATCAAGCGTCAGTTTGGCCACAACAAGGTGCGCTATCGCGGTCTGTCCAAGAACACCGCGCAGTTGTTCACGCTGTTCATGCTCTCGAACCTGTGGATGGTTCGCAAGAAACTGGCAGCAGGATCGCAGGCATGA
- the istB gene encoding IS21-like element helper ATPase IstB, which yields MSLQMERLRELCDQLRLLNLPDQLAHLGQMAAKKELGYLEFLEQALRGEALARVERTRAMLTRIAGFPAIKTLDEFDFQFASGVPKPLVQELGSLAFVERSENVVLLGASGVGKTHLAIALGYRATQAGIKTRFITAADLLMTLSTALRQNTLEEAIKRIVRPYRLLIIDEVGYLPMNREQANLLFQVIAKRYEVGSLILTSNLPFGQWDQTFADDATLTAALLDRLLHHAHVVPISGDSYRLKDKRRAGVIAASSNTLLKRKRSHLDTQEEQAA from the coding sequence ATGAGCCTGCAAATGGAAAGACTGCGTGAACTGTGTGATCAGCTGCGCCTGCTCAACTTACCCGATCAGCTTGCCCACTTGGGGCAAATGGCGGCCAAGAAAGAGCTGGGGTACCTGGAGTTCCTGGAGCAAGCCTTGCGTGGCGAGGCTCTAGCCAGAGTGGAGAGAACACGCGCCATGCTCACGCGCATAGCGGGCTTCCCCGCCATCAAGACGCTTGATGAGTTTGACTTCCAGTTTGCCAGCGGCGTGCCCAAACCCCTGGTACAGGAGCTTGGCAGTCTGGCCTTCGTGGAGCGCAGCGAGAACGTGGTCTTGCTGGGCGCCAGTGGGGTGGGCAAAACCCACTTGGCCATCGCCTTGGGCTACAGGGCAACCCAGGCTGGAATCAAGACGCGTTTCATCACGGCGGCAGATCTGCTGATGACACTGAGCACGGCACTACGGCAGAACACCCTGGAAGAGGCTATCAAACGCATCGTGCGTCCCTACCGGCTGTTGATCATTGACGAGGTCGGGTACCTTCCCATGAATCGGGAACAGGCGAATCTTCTGTTCCAAGTCATTGCCAAACGCTATGAAGTGGGAAGTCTCATCCTGACCTCCAATCTGCCGTTTGGGCAATGGGACCAGACGTTTGCAGACGATGCCACGCTGACAGCGGCGCTACTTGACCGACTGCTCCACCACGCCCATGTGGTCCCGATTTCAGGAGACTCCTATCGCCTGAAAGATAAGCGGCGTGCCGGTGTGATTGCCGCCAGCAGCAATACCCTACTCAAACGAAAACGCAGTCACCTTGATACACAGGAGGAACAGGCAGCCTAA
- the istA gene encoding IS21 family transposase codes for MITNEEYMELKVLRKHRLSLREISAQTGMAVNTVRKYLEGGPPAMKKLPERKSKLDPFKDYLAGRIQAAKPDWIPATVLQREIAAQGYTGSVRILQEYLKELRPQARPDPVVRFETQPGEQMQMDWIEFRKSGHKDGMLAAFVATLGHSRATFAEFVTDMKLETLLACHVRAFESFGGVTREVLYDNMKTVILKRDAYGKNLHQFQGAFADFAHHHGFVPRVCKPYRAKTKGKVERMNGYIRRSFWVPLVASMKQQCLVVDADTANREMRTWLRDVANVRIHGTTGCVPALALQQERTHLLAIPSAYSGRTVRQLQKVTGSGAAVRPIPAAAWRGLQHPLAMYDTLVHNQASAGGRP; via the coding sequence ATGATTACGAACGAGGAGTACATGGAACTCAAGGTTTTAAGGAAGCACAGGCTGAGCTTGCGCGAGATATCGGCGCAAACTGGAATGGCAGTCAACACGGTGCGTAAGTATTTGGAGGGCGGTCCGCCGGCCATGAAGAAACTGCCGGAACGTAAAAGCAAGCTCGATCCATTCAAGGACTACTTGGCTGGACGTATTCAGGCGGCCAAGCCTGATTGGATTCCCGCAACGGTGCTGCAGCGTGAGATTGCCGCACAGGGGTATACGGGCTCCGTGCGCATCCTGCAGGAGTACCTCAAGGAGTTGCGTCCACAGGCGCGCCCGGATCCGGTTGTGCGGTTCGAGACCCAGCCCGGTGAGCAAATGCAGATGGACTGGATCGAGTTCCGCAAGTCTGGGCATAAAGACGGCATGTTGGCGGCGTTTGTGGCAACGCTTGGCCACAGCCGGGCGACCTTCGCGGAGTTTGTCACAGACATGAAGCTGGAGACACTACTGGCGTGCCATGTCAGGGCGTTCGAGAGCTTTGGTGGAGTCACCCGTGAAGTGCTGTACGACAACATGAAGACCGTCATCCTCAAGCGTGACGCCTACGGCAAGAACCTGCACCAGTTCCAGGGTGCCTTTGCTGACTTTGCGCACCACCATGGCTTTGTGCCGCGGGTGTGCAAGCCCTATCGGGCCAAGACCAAGGGCAAAGTCGAACGCATGAATGGCTACATCCGGCGCAGCTTCTGGGTGCCATTGGTGGCGAGTATGAAGCAGCAATGCTTGGTGGTGGACGCGGACACAGCCAATCGGGAAATGCGCACCTGGCTGCGTGACGTTGCCAATGTGCGGATCCACGGAACCACTGGGTGTGTGCCGGCACTGGCTTTGCAACAGGAGCGCACACATCTGCTGGCCATCCCCAGCGCCTACAGTGGGCGAACAGTGCGTCAATTGCAAAAAGTCACCGGTAGCGGCGCAGCAGTCCGGCCAATTCCAGCCGCGGCATGGCGAGGCCTGCAGCATCCTCTGGCGATGTATGACACGCTGGTGCACAACCAAGCCTCAGCAGGAGGACGACCATGA